A genomic window from Heterodontus francisci isolate sHetFra1 chromosome 36, sHetFra1.hap1, whole genome shotgun sequence includes:
- the LOC137351654 gene encoding uncharacterized protein isoform X2, which yields MIRQHPRHVMMPLRKAFLLITWWIAAVQGHHQKKCQLKLSYSKSTIYAVEGTVFSLSCSANYCENNSSEPELTWCKQTSKGCMLLPQLDEFVNQTTYNSHFGPGKMTLFLRISPAHINHRGVYQCQGRLPSYSPATVMGHMITVLVVEFKMIIPNSQMRGQRGGFLKLQCIVKFDEYLNNTLTVFWTKDNENCSQSMSKKRDNISNQTMAADRRDFTLTLSNLQNEDAGVYYCCATTYLSSQIIAMGSINVQVHATGEMPRTTDAPLRCFRRSHQSL from the exons ATGATCCGTCAACATCCTAGACATGTAATGATGCCTCTTAGAAAGGCATTTTTATTAATTACTTGGTGGATAGCCGCAGTACAAG GGCACCATCAAAAGAAGTGTCAACTAAAACTCTCTTATTCCAAATCCACAATCTATGCTGTGGAAGGCACTGTGTTTTCTCTGTCATGCAGCGCGAACTACTGCGAGAACAATTCCTCTGAACCAGAATTAACTTGGTGTAAGCAGACATCAAAAGGTTGCATGTTGCTGCCTCAACTGGATGAATTTGTCAATCAGACCACATATAACTCACATTTTGGGCCGGGTAAAATGACTTTGTTCCTTCGGATTTCTCCTGCTCACATTAACCATCGTGGAGTTTATCAATGTCAGGGCCGGCTCCCCAGCTACAGTCCAGCCACTGTGATGGGTCACATGATAACAGTTCTGGTGGTAG AATTCAAGATGATTATTCCCAATTCCCAAATGAGAGGACAAAGAGGAGGCTTCCTAAAGCTTCAGTGTATTGTGAAATTTGATGAGTATTTGAATAACACACTGACAGTATTTTGGACAAAGGATAATGAAAACTGTAGCCAGTCGATGTCAAAAAAAAGAGACAATATCAGCAACCAAACAATGGCAGCTGACAGACGTGATtttacactgactctctccaacctCCAAAATGAAGATGCTGGAGTTTACTACTGCTGTGCAACTACATATTTGTCATCACAGATCATTGCAATGGGTTCGATAAATGTGCAAGTTCATG